The Neospora caninum Liverpool complete genome, chromosome X genome includes a region encoding these proteins:
- a CDS encoding Translation initiation factor IF-2 beta subunit,related, translating into MAEIEKREEASAPEAQAEAAEPQQAEAEEEAPQQFDFGERRRRKKKEKKETEQAEEEATIIDGTGEVFKRGKEYTYQEMLQRIQTLIEKHNPDLSGAKRYTIKPPQVVRVGSKKVAWINFKDICNIMNRQPDHVHQFVLAELGTEGSIAGDGQLVLKGKYGPKHIEALLRKYITEYVTCQMCKSPNTTMQRDSRTRLWQQSCVACGANRSVTTIKSGFHAVGKGERRKAKLG; encoded by the exons ATGGCAGAGAtagagaaacgagaagaagcctCCGCCCCCGAGGCGCAGGCTGAGGCGGCCGAACCGCAACAGGccgaagctgaagaagag GCTCCCCAGCAGTTCGACTTCGGTGAGCGTCgtcgcagaaagaagaaggagaagaaggagaccgAACAAG ctgaagaggaggcgacgaTTATCGATGGGACTGGAGAAGTGTTCAAGCGCGGAAAGGAGTACACCTACCAAGAG ATGCTTCAACGCATCCAAACTTTGATTGAGAAACACAACCCTGATCTCTCTGGAGCGAAGCGTTACACCATCAAGCCGCCACAAGTCGTCCGCGTCGGTTCCAAGAAG GTTGCGTGGATCAACTTCAAGGACATCTGCAACATCATGAACCGTCAGCCTGACCACGTGCATCAGTTCGTCTTGGCGGAGCTCGGCACAGAAGGTTCCATTGCCGGAGACGGCCAGCTCGTGTTGAAGGGAAAGTACGGGCCGAAGCACATTGAGGCTCTCCTCAGGAAATACATCA CCGAATACGTCACGTGCCAAATGTGCAAGAGCCCAAACACCACGATGCAAAGGGACAGCAGAACCCGTCTGTGGCAGCAAAGCTGTGTGGCCTGTGGAGCGAACAGATCCGTGACGACTATCAAGAGTGGTTTCCATGCCGTCGGCAAgggcgagcgaagaaaggccaaGTTGGGATAA